A window from Nomascus leucogenys isolate Asia chromosome 24, Asia_NLE_v1, whole genome shotgun sequence encodes these proteins:
- the DFFB gene encoding DNA fragmentation factor subunit beta isoform X3 translates to MLQKPKSVKLRALRSPRKFGVAGRSCQEVLHKGCLRFQLPERGSRLCLYEDGTELTEDYFPSVPDNAELVLLTSGQAWQGYVSDIGRFLSAFHEPQVGLIQAAQQLLCDEQAPQRQRLLADLLHNVSQNIAAETRAEDPPWFEGLESRFQSKSGYLRYSCESRIRSYLREVSSYPSTVGAEAQEEFLRVLGSMCQKLRSVQYNGSYFDRGAKGGGRLCTPEGWFSCEGPFDMDSCLSRHSINPYSNRESRILFSTWNLDHIDGVLLCGPG, encoded by the exons ATGCTCCAGAAGCCCAAGAGCGTGAAGCTGCGGGCCCTGCGCAGCCCGAGGAAGTTCGGCGTGGCTGGCCGGAGCTGCCAGGAGGTGCTGCACAAGGGCTGTCTCCGCTTCCAG CTCCCTGAGCGCGGTTCCCGGCTGTGCCTGTACGAGGATGGCACGGAGCTGACGGAAGACTACTTCCCCAGCGTTCCCGACAACGCCGAGCTGGTGCTGCTCACCTCGGGCCAGGCCTGGCAGGGCT ATGTGAGTGACATCGGGCGCTTCCTCAGTGCATTTCACGAGCCGCAAGTGGGGCTCATCCAGGCTGCCCAGCAGCTGCTGTGTGATGAGCAGGCCccgcagaggcagaggctgctggcCGACCTCCTGCACAACGTCAGCCAGAACATCGCGGCCGAGACCCGGGCTGAGGACCCGCCGTGGTTTGAAG GCTTGGAGTCCCGATTTCAGAGTAAGTCTGGCTACCTGAGATACAGCTGTGAGAGCCGGATCCGGAGTTACCTGAGAGAG GTAAGCTCCTACCCCTCCACGGTGGGTGCGGAGGCTCAGGAGGAATTCCTGCGGGTCCTCGGCTCCATGTGCCAGAAGCTCCGGTCTGTGCAGTACAATGGCAGCTACTTCGACAGAGGAGCCAAGGGCGGCGGCCGCCTCTGCACACCGGAAGGCTGGTTCTCCTGCGAG GGTCCCTTTGACATGGACAGCTGCTTATCAAGACACTCCATCAACCCCTACAGTAACAGGGAGAGCAggatcctcttcagcacctggaACCTGGATCACAT agatggagtcttgctctgtggcccaggctaa